Below is a window of Cytobacillus firmus DNA.
TCTCTATCTTCTGTTCATCCCTTTAATCAATGCCAAAGATCTCCTGAATGTATTTGCAGTCTATGATGACGGCTTTATAAGCGGAAGCAGGTTTGTTCCATGGAAAAGCCTAAAATCCTTTCATTTCAAAAAAATAGACCTAAATCACAAATACTATGGGTTTTCTTCGGAAGTAAACGAGGGCTATGAACTTATCCTTAAAACAAAAATGTCCAGCCATAGTCTGGTTGTAACGGAACAGGAAATGAAGGAAAAGCTGGTTCGTGTGTTGGAAGAGAAGGCGAAAACGACATAGAGAAGTTTTAAAACGTCCTTTTGTTGGTATTTATATAATAAAACATCAGGAAAGGATTAAGAGAAATGAAAGAAATTACAGTAACTGTTGACTATGAAGGCTTAAAATATCAAACGAATATTATTACCAATAAAGAAGCCGGCGAAGAGGAAATAATAAAGCAGGCAGAAGATCAGATCAGGAAACAGCTGAATAACTAAGTGAAAATGAACCCCCTTAACCTGAAAAGATAAGGGGGTTAACTATGGGTTCAGCGGAGTTTTTGATTTAGTTTTTGCTGAAGCATTTCTATTTTATTTGGCAGGACAAATAAGTACTCTATTAAACTCTCCAAGAGCTCCATCAGCAGAGCGGCCATTTCCTGATCAATATCCTTTTCAAGATCAAGCATCTCGTAAAAGGGACTGCCAGGCTGCGCCAGCTGGCTTAATGACTGGAGAGGCTTTGCTAAATCAACATGCTTGGGCAGCTGTTCAAACTGCTTTGACAGGTTTTGCCCCTTGACCTCTTCACCGAGAAAGTTTTTTAAAATGCTTTCAAGAACCCTCTTGGACATCACAGCTGTTGCCACCGTATCTCTGGAATAGCTGACATTTAACGCTGATTTGTAGGCTCGGGTGAGGTCTCCCGGCACTTCCTTTATTTTCTCCAGCTGAGTCAGGAGCTCCTTTGCTGAATTAGGATCATAGATGTAGAGAATCGTCTCGTCACTGGATTGGTCAGCTTGATTAAGAATCATGATAAATACCGATTCTTTTTTACAGGCAGAACAATTCCCATGGGAAAGAATGCTGGACTTGCTTGTATGATTATAATTTGCTTTAATCGTAAAATGGCTCGGTTTGCTGCATTTTGGGCACTCGCACTGGACACTTGATGGCAGCTTCCTATAACCAAATTGACTATGAGAAATAATTTGTGCCGGCAACACTCTTCTCACTATCATTTCCCCCCGCTAGATTACTATTTTTCCATTCCATTACAATTAAGTATAACTTTGAAAATCAGGAGGAAAAAGATGAAAAATATGGAATTTATGAAAGGTGAATAGGAAGTAAGACGCGGTTACTTAAAAGTGCCTGCTTAACAAACCATAAGCAGGGATACTATACTAATTACTATTCTTTATAAGGAGATGAAAAAATGAAGAATCCATATCCTCGTTCGTTTTCGCATATAGGACTTTCCGTGCCGGATATCACTAAAGCTGTCCAATTTTATCAGGAGGTGCTCGGCTGGTATGTCATCATGGAGCCTTCTGAGGTAATTGAAGATAACAGCCCAATCGGGCAGATGTGCACAGACGTGTTTGGTCCAGGCTGGGGAAGCTTTAAAATTGCCCACCTGTCTACTTCTGATAAAGTGGGAATTGAACTATTTGAATTTCCGAATAATGAGGATCCTGAAAATAACTTCGAGTTCTGGAAGACAGGCATTTTTCATTTTTGTGTGCAAGATCCGGATGTCGAAGGGCTTGTGGAGAAAATTGTGGAGCATGGCGGAAAACAGAGAATGCCAATTCGGGAATACTACCCTGGAGAAAAGCCGTATCGAATGGTGTACTGTGAAGATCCGTTTGGAAACCTGCTGGAAATCTATTCGCACAGTTATGAGCTCACCTATTCACAGGGCGCTTATTAAAGGAGGAGCAACGTGAAAGCTTTATTATTAGAAGGAAAAGGCTTATGGGAAGAGATGAAAATCGGGGAAGCAGAAAAACCAAAGCCTCAAAAAGGAGAAATTCTGGTTAGTGTACATGCGGCTGGTTTGAATCCTGTGGATTATAAAACAGCGACTGGCGGCAATCCAAATTGGCTATATCCTCATATTCTGGGGCTGGACGCGGCAGGTATTATCGAAGAAATCGGCGAAGGCGTACAAGGATGGAAGCCGGGAGACAAAGTTGTTTACCATAGCGATTTAACCAAAAAGGGAAACTTTGCAGAATATGCAGTAACGACCGCACATACCGTTTCGCGCATTCCTGACTCCATAACTTTTGAAGAGGCAGCCGCTTTGCCGTGTGCCGGATATACAGCTTATCAATCGCTTTTTCGCAAGCTCCACATTCAAAAAGGACAAACCATATTAATCCATGCCGGTGCAGGCGGTGTAGGCGGATTTGCTGTTCAGCTGGCCAAACTTGCAGGTTTAACCGTTATTACAACGGCATCATCCCAAAATCATGAATATGTGAGGAGTCTTGGTGCTGATTATCCAATAGATTATAAAAAAGATGACTTTGTTGAAAAAACCCTGGAAATCACGGGAGGAATAGGTGTTCATTCCGTCCTGGATACGGTAGGCAGAGACAATGCCACTAAGTCATTGAAAGGTTTAGCATTTAATGGCCAGCTGGCTTTTATAGCAGGACAGCCTGATTTTTCACAGGCCGTTTCCTTTGCTCATCCATTATCTTTTCATATGGTTGCTCTTGGGAGTGCTCATCAATCCAATAACCTGGCTGAACAGACAGATCTCTCGGTGACGGGGGATGAGATGCTGAAATTAATCCAAGAAAAGAAGATAAGTCCGCTACTTGAAGAAGTAATTGCTCTCGAGGAAGTTCCTTCTGCTCTGAAGCGCTTATCTGAGCGGGCTGTTAAGGGGAAAATTGTGGCCAAGTTAATTTGACTGAAAAGAGCTACTCCCACATGGGAATAGCTCTTTTTTCCATTACCCTTTATAAGGGTTATTACGGTTTTCCCTGACATTGTTAAAATCATACGCATCTCGATTGCGGGTGTCGACATCATCGTTATAGGCCGAAACCGTGCGGTCATTTGTGCTCAGATCTTCAGGGTTTCCGCTCAGCGGACGGTTTACATCCAGATTCTCATCAGTCCAAACACCGCTGCTGTTTCTGGTGTTATCCTTAAAAGCATTCGTTCCGCGATCAAGCTCGCCAGGGTTTAAAGGATCAGTGCTTGTGTACGTCGTCCGATCTCCATCTAAAACGGAACGGTCCGTATTTGTATAGTCATCAGTAAAGTCTGCAGACCTCGTATCAGGATCGACTAACACAAGGATTTTT
It encodes the following:
- a CDS encoding BA3454 family stress response protein — its product is MKEITVTVDYEGLKYQTNIITNKEAGEEEIIKQAEDQIRKQLNN
- a CDS encoding lactoylglutathione lyase family protein — protein: MKNPYPRSFSHIGLSVPDITKAVQFYQEVLGWYVIMEPSEVIEDNSPIGQMCTDVFGPGWGSFKIAHLSTSDKVGIELFEFPNNEDPENNFEFWKTGIFHFCVQDPDVEGLVEKIVEHGGKQRMPIREYYPGEKPYRMVYCEDPFGNLLEIYSHSYELTYSQGAY
- a CDS encoding zinc-binding dehydrogenase; protein product: MKALLLEGKGLWEEMKIGEAEKPKPQKGEILVSVHAAGLNPVDYKTATGGNPNWLYPHILGLDAAGIIEEIGEGVQGWKPGDKVVYHSDLTKKGNFAEYAVTTAHTVSRIPDSITFEEAAALPCAGYTAYQSLFRKLHIQKGQTILIHAGAGGVGGFAVQLAKLAGLTVITTASSQNHEYVRSLGADYPIDYKKDDFVEKTLEITGGIGVHSVLDTVGRDNATKSLKGLAFNGQLAFIAGQPDFSQAVSFAHPLSFHMVALGSAHQSNNLAEQTDLSVTGDEMLKLIQEKKISPLLEEVIALEEVPSALKRLSERAVKGKIVAKLI